The sequence ATCTGAGGACTTGAGTTCCCCGAGTGCAGAAAGCGCCTTTTCGAGAGCGTCCGGGGTATGCGCATAATCAACAAAAGCGCAGCGTGATTTTTCGGTATCCCATATCCGTTCCATACGGCCTTCGACCCGGAACGGTTTGCCGAGCACTGCGGCGACATGTCCCGGCGCTATTCCCATTCCGGAAAGCACGGCAGCAGCTTCAAGCAGATTCATCACATTGTACATCCCCGGAAGCTCGGTCTGCACGGTATGGACCGCGTCCGGAAAATGCAGTTCGACGGATGCCGAACCCAGAGTTCTGGAGGATACGGCCGCGGAAAAACTTCTGCCGCAACGCAATGTCAGCTCTCTTTGCGGCTTCAGGGTACAGCAGAACCGTTTATCTGCAGCCACTCTCGATGCCATCTGCGACGCATAAGGATCGTCAATGTTGAAAACGGCAAATCCTTCCGGATCAAGCTGATCGAACAGAATCTGCTTCGCATCGGCATATCCTGCCATGGTCTGATGAAAATCAAGATGCTCCATACTCAGATTGGTAAAAACCGCACAGCGAAACCGCAGACCGCTGACTCTGTCAAGTACCAGCGCATGAGAAGAGACCTCCATCACCGCAGCCTGACAACCCGCATCGAGCATCCTGCGAAACAGCGCCTGCAGTTCATGGGCTTCAGGGGTTGTTCGATCGAGGGAGATATCTCTCCCTGCGATGCGGCAGAGATTCGTTCCGATATAACCGGCAGGAATACCGCATGAGTTGAGCATATCGGCAATCAGACGAGCCGTGGTCGTTTTGCCGTTGGTTCCGGTCACACCGATAAGGAAAATCCGTTCGGATGCATTCCGGTAAAATGCTCTGGCAGCCGCAGCAAGCGCACGACGCGAATCCGCAACTCTTATATACACAGCCCCTGATCCGTTATCTTCGGGCAGGGCCTCGCAGATAACCGCCGCAGCTCCACTCCGGACAGCTTCAGATATATAACGATGTCCGTCGAAAGCAAACCCGCGAATAGCAACAAACAGAGAACCTGGCAGAACCTCCCTCGAATCTGCGGCCAGCGAAACGATCATCCGCTCCGCATCCTCGGTACCGGCCATCTCCAGAACGTCAAGCTCCCGAACGATTGCCGAAAGCGGCAAGGGTTCCTGAAATGGCAATGGGTACAATCCGGATGTCATAGAAAGGCCCTTTTTGGAGTTTTCGAAGAGAGTCCTACTCTGATAACCCTTGTTTTTTCAACTTTCGTCCCCGGAGGAACGTTCTGGGAAGTCACAACGCCATCGACGCCGCCGCTGAGCTCCATCTCAAGACCAAGCCATTTGAGTACTCTCTGCGCATCGCGCCCCTTCATTCCTTTCAGTTCCGGCACTGCCACTGTTTTTGTTGAATCGAGCAGACTCTGTTCAGGGGACCTGAATGAAAGATTTTT comes from Chlorobium limicola DSM 245 and encodes:
- a CDS encoding UDP-N-acetylmuramoyl-L-alanyl-D-glutamate--2,6-diaminopimelate ligase, with translation MTSGLYPLPFQEPLPLSAIVRELDVLEMAGTEDAERMIVSLAADSREVLPGSLFVAIRGFAFDGHRYISEAVRSGAAAVICEALPEDNGSGAVYIRVADSRRALAAAARAFYRNASERIFLIGVTGTNGKTTTARLIADMLNSCGIPAGYIGTNLCRIAGRDISLDRTTPEAHELQALFRRMLDAGCQAAVMEVSSHALVLDRVSGLRFRCAVFTNLSMEHLDFHQTMAGYADAKQILFDQLDPEGFAVFNIDDPYASQMASRVAADKRFCCTLKPQRELTLRCGRSFSAAVSSRTLGSASVELHFPDAVHTVQTELPGMYNVMNLLEAAAVLSGMGIAPGHVAAVLGKPFRVEGRMERIWDTEKSRCAFVDYAHTPDALEKALSALGELKSSDARLVVVFGCGGNRDRLKRPEMGRIASEKADFVFLTSDNPRDENPEFILDEIECGMEGSNYRRITGREEAIREAAATLLPGDILLVAGKGHETYQEIAGIKHFFSDQEILRECLQNGSLMAPEKERA